One Natronobacterium texcoconense DNA window includes the following coding sequences:
- a CDS encoding VOC family protein, whose protein sequence is MDVIHTALWVSDLERTREFYVDALGLTENWSFTADDGVENVYVGGENAEFQFKYDPDGGPKIDPGTMAHVAVGVESTDETFERLSERADPPVHEEPTTMEKIDRRVAFVEDPDGYVVELVERLE, encoded by the coding sequence ATGGACGTTATTCACACGGCACTGTGGGTTTCGGACCTCGAGCGAACGCGGGAGTTCTACGTCGACGCGCTCGGCCTCACCGAAAACTGGTCGTTCACGGCAGACGACGGCGTCGAGAACGTCTACGTCGGGGGCGAGAACGCGGAGTTCCAGTTCAAGTACGATCCCGACGGCGGGCCGAAGATCGATCCGGGAACGATGGCTCACGTCGCCGTCGGCGTCGAGAGTACCGACGAGACGTTCGAACGACTTAGCGAGCGCGCCGATCCGCCGGTTCACGAGGAGCCGACGACCATGGAGAAGATCGACCGCCGCGTCGCGTTCGTCGAAGATCCGGACGGGTACGTCGTCGAACTCGTCGAACGACTCGAGTAA
- a CDS encoding MFS transporter, with translation MDTSYWRTVLLVTLWQISASICYYSVFAATPFFRDTFGLSRFWVGVVVTTLTFGYAVFLLPQGALVDKFGERLMLTLGLVGLGTATALVAGSPTFALLLAAVFVLGSLYGTAMPGTNKAIFDNIKPGKQNFAMGIKQVGVTGGSGISALLVTGLAGVLFWQAGFLLAAGFALAIAAAFYVLYSGSGGDGAAKYPDFRALLSNRPYFLLTVSGLFLGAALFTTTGYTVLYVEESIEASVAYSGVVLALVQLFGSVGRVVTGWLSDVLPGDPQVRIGGILIVQSLAGAVMFVVVASTTTVIGATIAFSVLGFFVLGYTGVYYSVMATLVRADEMGGATAGGQLALTSGGLFAPPAFGYLADMVGYRASWLLLAMLVVIASILLVFVVRIPSSVSNPAATGG, from the coding sequence ATGGATACGTCGTACTGGCGGACAGTGCTTCTCGTTACGTTGTGGCAAATTTCGGCGAGTATCTGTTACTACTCGGTGTTCGCCGCAACTCCGTTCTTCCGGGATACGTTCGGTCTCTCTCGATTCTGGGTCGGCGTCGTCGTCACGACATTGACGTTCGGCTACGCCGTCTTCCTGCTTCCACAGGGTGCACTGGTCGATAAGTTCGGTGAGCGATTGATGCTCACGCTCGGACTGGTTGGACTCGGTACTGCAACTGCACTGGTGGCTGGATCACCGACGTTTGCCCTGCTTCTGGCTGCGGTGTTCGTTCTCGGTTCGCTGTACGGAACCGCGATGCCCGGGACGAACAAGGCGATCTTCGACAACATCAAACCGGGAAAACAGAACTTCGCGATGGGGATCAAGCAGGTCGGCGTGACAGGCGGAAGCGGTATCAGTGCCCTGCTGGTGACCGGTCTCGCCGGCGTTCTCTTCTGGCAGGCCGGATTCCTCCTGGCTGCCGGGTTTGCGCTGGCCATCGCAGCCGCGTTTTACGTCCTCTACTCGGGAAGCGGTGGCGACGGGGCGGCCAAATATCCCGACTTCCGTGCGTTGCTCTCGAACCGTCCGTACTTCCTGCTTACCGTCTCCGGCCTCTTTCTGGGTGCAGCGCTTTTCACGACGACCGGCTACACGGTGTTGTACGTCGAGGAGTCGATCGAGGCATCGGTCGCCTACAGCGGCGTCGTTCTCGCACTCGTCCAGCTATTCGGCAGCGTCGGCCGCGTCGTAACGGGGTGGCTGAGCGACGTCTTGCCCGGTGACCCACAGGTTCGAATCGGCGGCATCCTCATCGTCCAGTCGCTGGCCGGCGCAGTGATGTTCGTCGTCGTTGCATCGACGACGACCGTGATCGGTGCGACGATCGCGTTCTCGGTGCTCGGTTTCTTCGTCCTCGGCTACACCGGCGTCTACTACTCCGTCATGGCGACGCTCGTCCGTGCCGACGAAATGGGTGGCGCGACCGCCGGCGGCCAGCTCGCACTCACAAGCGGTGGGCTGTTCGCACCGCCAGCCTTCGGATACCTCGCCGACATGGTCGGCTACCGTGCGTCCTGGCTCTTGCTCGCGATGCTCGTCGTGATCGCGTCCATCCTTCTCGTGTTCGTCGTTCGAATTCCGTCGTCGGTTTCGAACCCCGCAGCGACCGGCGGCTGA
- a CDS encoding MFS transporter — MDDSDREIVLFTSAAHGLVHTYELSIPILMTVWLVEFSTTEAMLGLIVTVGYGLFGVGALPGGVLVDQYGSKPLILACLAGMAGSFVLVGLSGSILFLSIAIALWGVTASVYHPAGLALLSTRVERTGIALGYHGIGGNLGIALGPLATAILLLWFDWRIVSILLAIPAVVVLVLGLFVEVAPREAESAATTDGGPEREESNDTKGQVSLDSFVDDTRKLLTLTFGLVLLVVMMSGLYYRAFLTFLPDLLSDFLAGLVDIELVDPDSPYAEEFDLARYFYVAILVFGVFGQYLGGYLADRIPVERALVYVLVTLTILAVLFVPATATTPAFVVVSLLLGVALFTIQPLQQATVAKHTSPGTRGISFGYTFLVIFGIGALGAGLAGWVLTVAGARELFLVLGTIAVIGATIAFVLRRVDRSAE; from the coding sequence ATGGACGACTCGGACCGCGAAATCGTGTTGTTCACGTCGGCGGCTCACGGGCTCGTTCACACCTACGAGCTGTCGATCCCGATCTTGATGACCGTCTGGCTGGTCGAGTTCTCGACGACGGAGGCGATGCTCGGCCTGATCGTCACCGTCGGCTACGGACTGTTCGGCGTCGGCGCACTGCCAGGCGGCGTGCTGGTCGACCAGTACGGCTCGAAACCACTGATACTCGCGTGTCTCGCGGGAATGGCGGGTTCGTTCGTCCTGGTCGGATTGTCGGGATCGATACTCTTTCTGTCGATCGCGATCGCCCTCTGGGGCGTCACGGCGAGCGTCTACCACCCCGCCGGACTCGCATTACTTTCGACTCGAGTCGAACGCACGGGGATCGCGCTCGGCTATCACGGGATCGGCGGCAACCTCGGGATTGCACTCGGCCCGCTCGCGACCGCGATCCTGTTGCTCTGGTTCGACTGGCGTATCGTCTCGATCCTGCTTGCCATCCCCGCGGTCGTGGTGCTGGTTCTCGGCCTGTTCGTCGAGGTAGCTCCTCGAGAGGCCGAGTCGGCGGCGACGACCGACGGTGGCCCGGAGAGAGAGGAAAGCAACGACACGAAAGGCCAGGTGTCGCTAGATAGCTTCGTCGACGATACTCGCAAACTCCTGACGCTGACGTTCGGGCTCGTCTTGCTCGTCGTGATGATGAGCGGTCTCTACTACAGGGCCTTCCTCACGTTCCTGCCGGACCTGCTGAGTGACTTCCTCGCCGGGCTGGTCGATATCGAACTGGTCGATCCGGACAGCCCCTACGCCGAGGAGTTCGACCTCGCACGGTACTTCTACGTCGCGATCCTGGTGTTTGGCGTCTTCGGCCAGTACCTGGGCGGCTACCTCGCGGACCGCATCCCGGTCGAGCGGGCGCTCGTCTACGTGCTCGTGACGCTGACGATACTTGCCGTGCTGTTCGTCCCGGCGACCGCGACGACTCCCGCGTTCGTCGTCGTCTCACTGTTGCTCGGCGTCGCGCTCTTTACGATCCAGCCGCTCCAGCAGGCCACGGTCGCGAAACACACCTCTCCCGGAACGCGAGGGATCTCCTTCGGCTACACGTTCCTCGTCATCTTCGGGATCGGTGCGCTCGGTGCCGGACTCGCCGGCTGGGTGCTGACGGTCGCCGGCGCTCGAGAACTGTTCCTCGTCCTCGGGACGATCGCCGTGATCGGTGCGACGATCGCGTTCGTCCTGCGTCGCGTCGACCGAAGCGCCGAATAA